In Arcobacter ellisii, a genomic segment contains:
- a CDS encoding coproporphyrinogen III oxidase, producing MSLIFASSPDAKKAYELVRSLQTRFVEKLNDLSEKYGENKKFEEVIWLRNGGTFGGGSRFEARDEIFFNRASVNVSQVHYENDSTKSLDSATAISTIIHPKNPNLPSIHIHISLTILKDGNSYWRIMADLNPSIENLEDKKVFEKALKEASKESFEEGVKQGEKYFFIPALNRHRGISHFYLENYKTNDKEKDFSYALNFGEIVIDRYILILKNAFLNRQTFSVQDIKKQLDYHTLYLFQVLTLDRGTTSGLLVHNENDIGIMGSLPKFVNKKLLESWIEKVPNPQDKLLIKIIENINDNGLIDTITKENLANVVRNHYKEFPDSLKYQASGNIIPTTVDNHIK from the coding sequence ATGAGTTTAATTTTTGCTTCATCCCCTGATGCTAAAAAAGCTTATGAATTAGTTAGAAGTTTACAAACAAGATTTGTAGAAAAACTAAATGATTTAAGTGAAAAATATGGGGAAAATAAAAAATTTGAAGAAGTTATTTGGTTAAGAAATGGTGGAACTTTTGGTGGGGGAAGTAGATTTGAAGCAAGAGATGAAATATTTTTTAATAGAGCAAGCGTTAATGTATCACAAGTTCATTATGAAAATGATTCAACAAAAAGTTTGGATAGTGCAACTGCAATTTCAACTATAATTCATCCAAAAAATCCAAACCTACCATCAATTCATATTCATATTAGTTTAACTATTTTAAAAGATGGAAATTCATATTGGCGAATTATGGCTGATCTAAATCCAAGTATTGAAAATCTTGAAGATAAAAAAGTTTTTGAGAAAGCCTTAAAAGAGGCTTCAAAAGAGAGTTTTGAAGAAGGTGTAAAACAAGGTGAAAAATACTTTTTTATTCCTGCATTAAATAGACATAGAGGAATTTCTCATTTTTATTTAGAAAATTATAAAACAAATGATAAAGAAAAAGATTTTTCATATGCATTAAATTTTGGTGAAATTGTAATTGATAGATATATTTTGATTTTAAAAAATGCTTTTTTAAATAGACAAACATTTAGTGTTCAAGATATTAAAAAACAACTTGATTATCATACTTTATATCTATTCCAAGTTTTAACTTTGGATAGAGGTACAACTTCTGGACTTTTAGTTCATAATGAAAATGATATTGGAATTATGGGCTCACTTCCAAAATTTGTAAATAAAAAACTTTTAGAATCTTGGATAGAAAAAGTTCCAAATCCACAAGATAAGTTACTTATAAAAATAATTGAAAACATAAATGATAATGGTTTAATTGATACAATAACAAAAGAAAACTTAGCAAATGTAGTAAGAAATCACTATAAAGAGTTTCCAGATTCGTTAAAATATCAAGCAAGTGGGAATATTATTCCAACAACTGTTGATAATCATATAAAATAA
- a CDS encoding protein tyrosine phosphatase family protein, with protein sequence MKNILNYIKINELISTSGQPKIEEFDLIKDEGFEVVINLALCNASNAIENEDKVVTNLGMSYFHIPVDFENPKASDLKLFINVMQSLGANKVWVHCAKNYRVSAFMYVYHKYVLKTPFENIDLSIFNIWNPDKTWQELMKITLEDLYKA encoded by the coding sequence ATGAAAAATATTTTAAATTACATCAAAATTAATGAACTTATTTCAACTTCTGGTCAGCCAAAAATAGAAGAGTTTGATTTGATAAAAGATGAAGGTTTTGAAGTAGTTATTAATTTAGCTTTATGTAATGCTTCTAATGCTATAGAAAATGAGGATAAAGTTGTAACAAATCTTGGAATGAGTTATTTTCATATTCCTGTAGATTTTGAAAATCCAAAAGCTAGTGATTTAAAACTTTTTATAAATGTAATGCAATCACTTGGAGCAAATAAAGTTTGGGTACATTGTGCGAAAAATTATAGAGTTAGTGCCTTTATGTATGTTTATCATAAATATGTTTTAAAAACTCCTTTTGAGAATATTGATTTATCAATATTTAATATTTGGAATCCAGATAAAACTTGGCAAGAGTTGATGAAAATAACTCTTGAAGATTTATACAAAGCTTAA
- a CDS encoding nucleoside 2-deoxyribosyltransferase has protein sequence MKKIYIAGFDVFESNSIEIGKKYVQLCKNYGFEGLYPLDNIVDFNQEKRKIAQDIFKANVNLINQCDIVIANLNSFRGKEADSGTVWECGYATALGKKVYGYMKKEQNYIDSFSKDEKNVIDDVTYDLENRVIEDFDYPINLMIACSIEKMVFGEFEDCLKEICK, from the coding sequence ATGAAAAAGATATATATAGCAGGATTTGATGTTTTTGAAAGTAATTCCATAGAGATTGGCAAAAAGTATGTACAACTTTGCAAAAACTATGGATTTGAAGGTTTATATCCACTAGATAATATCGTAGATTTCAATCAAGAAAAAAGAAAAATTGCACAAGATATTTTTAAAGCTAATGTAAACTTGATAAATCAATGCGATATTGTTATTGCAAATTTAAACTCATTTAGAGGAAAAGAAGCAGACAGTGGAACAGTTTGGGAATGTGGTTATGCAACTGCATTAGGAAAAAAAGTATATGGTTATATGAAAAAAGAGCAAAATTATATAGATAGTTTTTCAAAAGATGAAAAAAATGTTATAGATGATGTAACTTATGATTTAGAAAATAGAGTTATTGAGGATTTTGATTACCCTATAAATTTAATGATTGCTTGTAGTATAGAAAAGATGGTATTTGGAGAATTTGAAGATTGTTTAAAGGAGATTTGTAAATGA
- the metX gene encoding homoserine O-acetyltransferase MetX has product MKIETKVEKFNEPLYLESGRLLEKFEIIYETYGELNEDKSNVIVICHALSGSHHAAGRYADEAKPGWWDKFIGDGKAIDTTKYFVICSNNIGSSYGSTNPMSIDPSTKKEYRLKFPVLAISDIVKAQMKLYKRLGISNAVAVIGGSMGGMQALCYAIEYPTFAKEIIALATTAYTRPWAIAFNKIGIEAIRHDPIFKNGNYAKDDLKALGLPGLAIGRMAGLICYLSPNLFNKKFGRDYASTDGLYELFGRFEVEKYLEYNAYSFPKYFDPLSYLYICKTMNIFDAGRNKDKIEDSFDKVQANLHLIAFSDDMLFFPEEMEEIRDIMVKLGRENQVTYKLIQSQSGHDSFLVEVEKFENHVREILKDK; this is encoded by the coding sequence TTGAAGATAGAAACAAAAGTAGAAAAATTCAATGAACCTTTATATTTAGAAAGTGGAAGACTTTTAGAAAAATTTGAAATAATATATGAAACTTATGGTGAGTTAAATGAAGATAAATCAAATGTAATTGTTATTTGCCACGCACTTTCAGGAAGTCATCACGCAGCTGGTCGATATGCAGATGAAGCAAAGCCAGGTTGGTGGGATAAATTTATAGGTGATGGAAAAGCAATAGATACAACAAAATATTTTGTGATTTGTTCAAATAATATTGGAAGTTCTTATGGTTCAACAAATCCAATGAGCATAGACCCTTCAACAAAAAAAGAGTATAGATTAAAATTTCCTGTTTTAGCAATTTCTGATATTGTAAAAGCTCAAATGAAACTATATAAAAGATTAGGCATTTCAAATGCAGTTGCAGTTATTGGTGGAAGTATGGGAGGAATGCAAGCACTTTGTTATGCAATAGAGTATCCAACTTTTGCTAAAGAGATTATAGCTCTTGCAACAACTGCATATACAAGACCGTGGGCAATTGCTTTTAATAAAATAGGAATTGAAGCAATTAGACACGACCCAATTTTTAAAAATGGAAATTATGCTAAAGATGATTTAAAAGCTTTAGGACTTCCTGGACTTGCTATTGGAAGAATGGCAGGATTAATCTGTTATTTAAGTCCAAACTTATTTAATAAAAAATTTGGAAGAGATTATGCCTCAACAGATGGATTATATGAACTTTTTGGAAGATTTGAAGTAGAAAAATATTTAGAATATAATGCTTATAGTTTCCCAAAATATTTTGACCCACTTTCATATTTATATATTTGTAAAACAATGAATATATTTGATGCGGGAAGAAATAAAGATAAAATAGAAGACTCTTTTGATAAAGTTCAAGCAAATTTACATTTAATTGCTTTTAGTGATGATATGCTATTTTTCCCTGAAGAGATGGAAGAAATACGAGATATTATGGTAAAACTTGGACGAGAAAATCAAGTTACATATAAATTAATACAGA